A part of Salvelinus alpinus chromosome 5, SLU_Salpinus.1, whole genome shotgun sequence genomic DNA contains:
- the LOC139575830 gene encoding ubiquitin carboxyl-terminal hydrolase CYLD-like isoform X3, with the protein MSSALWSQEKPSGGFREDWRFYMVVKECIVEKPPQKTLRIPRGSLGQACQERNSLGRTLPPSKGKRSLRVLDQTNVVLSLDERDVLELDEKLAELLFPITNCEERYALLCNKPRLERARDIDCGSKVRVQLRSGDEPLPGVVRFKGSLLPDRALSGVWFGVELLEEGRGQGFTEGSYQGRQLFRCEDECGVFVALDKLELWDDEEEELGELEVDHVILVEEEMDFHPLEINSRVLVQTREGPERGTIIFCDLLPGNESLGYYVGVDMDNPIGDWDGVIDGKLLCNFASLEHTRLVPICDVMPVGEDPAKSLTDTPPDFNETTPPTRAPPSASLSNDNKFHSLPFSLSRKTGPNGSMSHGPLSLSVQSVMGEQMQMPEPPSPTPPSPRPPSPPSSRGGGGVPGLEVGSLVEVKENPPLCGVIRWVGLPPGLPEPLAGLELEEECVGCTDGTFQGTRYFSCAPKKALFVKLKCCRPDSRFPSLHHSSNPIERCNSIAFGGYLSEVVHENTPPRTENDGLDIMVGKKKGIQGHYNSCYLDSTLFCLFSFSSVLDTVLLRPRSKTDVEYYRETQELLRTEIVNPLRIHGYVCATKVMKLRRILEKVEAASGFTSEEKDPEEFLNILFHHILRVDPLLKLRSAGQKVQDCYFYQIFMDKKDKVGVPTSQQLIEWSFINSDLKFAEAPSCLIIQMPRFGKDFKMFNKIFPSLELDITDLLEDTPRECRICGGLALYECRECYEDGDITAGKIKQFCEKCNTQVHLHPRRKAHRHGKLSVPKELQEGVWRQGSFPRQRMELFAVLCIETSHYVAFVKYGHQDSAWLFFDSMADRDGGQNGFNIPQVSPCPEVGAYLKMTPEELHALDPKSIQGQARRLLCDAYMCMYQSPTMSLYK; encoded by the exons ATGAGCTCTGCCCTGTGGAGCCAGGAGAAGCCCAGTGGGGGCTTCAGGGAGGACTGGCGCTTCTACATGGTGGTCAAG GAGTGTATAGTGGAGAAGCCCCCCCAGAAGACCCTGAGGATCCCCCGGGGCAGCCTGGGACAGGCCTGCCAGGAGAGGAACAGCCTGGGGCGCACGCTACCCCCCAGCAAGGGCAAGAGGAGCCTACGTGTCCTGGACCAGACCAACGTGGTGCTGAGCCTGGATGAGCG GGACGTCCTGGAGCTGGATGAGAAGCTAGCTGAGCTGCTGTTCCCCATCACCAACTGTGAGGAGCGCTATGCCCTGCTGTGCAACAAGCCCCGGCTGGAGCGGGCCAGAGACATCGATTGTGGCTCCAAGGTGCGCGTGCAGCTGCGTTCGGGGGATGAACCTTTGCCCGGGGTAGTCCGATTTAAAGGATCTCTCCTCCCAGACAGGGCTCTCTCCGGGGTCTGGTTTGGAGTGGAGCTGCTG GAGGAGGGCAGAGGCCAGGGCTTCACAGAGGGCTCCTACCAGGGCCGACAGCTGTTCCGCTGTGAGGATGAGTGCGGGGTGTTCGTGGCCCTGGACAAGCTGGAGCTGTGGGATGACGAGGAAGAGGAGCTGGGAGAGCTAGAGGTGGATCACGTCATcctggtggaggaggagatggatTTCCATCCGCTGGAGATCAACTCCAGGGTCCTGGTTCAGACCAGAGAGGGGCCGGAGAGAGGAACCATCATCTTCTGTGACCTGCTGCCTGGGAACGAGAGCCTGGGGTACTATGTGGGAGTAGACATG GACAATCCTATTGGGGACTGGGATGGTGTTATCGACGGGAAGCTGCTGTGTAATTTCGCCAGTCTGGAACACACCCGTCTAGTCCCCATCTGTGACGTAATGCCAG TCGGGGAAGACCCTGCCAAGTCCCTCACAGACACGCCCCCTGACTTCAATGAAACCACACCTCCTACAAGGGCCCCGCCCTCTGCTTCCTTGTCCAATGACAACAAGTTCCACTCCCTGCCCTTCAGCCTGAGCCGTAAGACGGGGCCCAATGGCAGCATGAGCCAtggacccctctccctctccgtgcAGTCAGTGATGGGAGAGCAGATGCAGATGCCAGAGCCCCCGTcgcccacccctccctccccgcGGCCCCCCTCACCCCCCAGCTCTCGTGGGGGTGGGGGAGTGCCTGGTCTGGAGGTGGGGTCCCTAGTGGAGGTGAAGGAGAACCCGCCCCTGTGTGGGGTCATCCGCTGGGTGGGGCTGCCCCCGGGACTACCAGAGCCACTGGCTGGCCTGGAGCTG GAGGAGGAGTGTGTTGGCTGTACAGACGGCACCTTTCAAGGTACCCGCTACTTCAGCTGCGCGCCCAAGAAGGCCCTGTTTGTGAAGCTGAAATGCTGCCGGCCTGACTCCCGTTTCCCCTCCCTACACCACTCCTCCAACCCCATAGAGAGATGCAATTCTATCG CTTTCGGGGGTTATCTGAGTGAGGTGGTGCATGAGAACACTCCTCCACGCACTGAGAATGACGGTCTAGACATCATGGTGGGCAAGAAGAAAGGTATCCAGGGACACTACAACTCCTGCTACCTGGACTCCACACTCTTCTG CCTGTTTTCCTTCAGCTCAGTCCTGGACACGGTTCTGCTGAGGCCGAGGTCCAAGACTGACGTAGAGTATTACCGAGAGACACAGGAGCTGCTACGCACAGAGATTGTCAACCCCCTGCGCAT ACATGGCTATGTGTGTGCCACTAAAGTGATGAAGCTCAGAAGGATACTGGAGAAGGTAGAAGCTGCCTCAGGGTTCACATCTGAAGAAAAAG ATCCTGAGGAGTTCCTCAATATTCTGTTCCATCACATATTGAGGGTGGACCCCTTACTCAAGCTGAG GTCGGCAGGTCAGAAGGTTCAGGACTGCTACTTCTACCAGATCTTCATGGATAAGAAGGACAAAGTGGGTGTGCCAACCAGCCAGCAGCTCATAGAGTGGTCCTTCATCAACAGTGACCTCAAGTTTGCTGAG GCTCCTTCCTGCCTTATCATCCAGATGCCTCGCTTTGGGAAGGACTTCAAGATGTTCAACAAGATCTTCCCCTCACTAGAGTTAGACATCACAGACTTACTTGAAGACA CTCCCAGGGAGTGTCGAATCTGCGGGGGTCTGGCTCTGTATGAATGCAGGGAGTGCTACGAGGACGGTGACATCACTGCCGGGAAGATAAAACAGTTCTGTGAAAAGTGCAATacacag GTTCACCTCCACCCGAGGAGGAAGGCCCATCGCCACGGCAAGTTGTCCGTCCCCAAGGAACTGCAAGAGGGTGTGTGGCGGCAGGGTAGCTTCCCTCGCCAGCGGATGGAGCTGTTCGCCGTGCTCTGCATCGAGACCAGTCACTACGTGGCCTTCGTCAAGTACGGCCACCAAGACTCTGCATGGCTCTTCTTCGACAGTATGGCCGACCGCGACG GAGGGCAGAATGGCTTCAACATCCCCCAGGTGTCTCCATGTCCGGAGGTGGGGGCCTATCTGAAGATGACCCCTGAGGAGCTGCACGCCCTGGACCCCAAGAGCATCCAGGGCCAGGCCCGCCGTCTGCTGTGTGACGCCTACATGTGCATGTACCAGAGCCCCACCATGAGCCTGTACAAGTAG
- the LOC139575830 gene encoding ubiquitin carboxyl-terminal hydrolase CYLD-like isoform X2, whose amino-acid sequence MSSALWSQEKPSGGFREDWRFYMVVKECIVEKPPQKTLRIPRGSLGQACQERNSLGRTLPPSKGKRSLRVLDQTNVVLSLDERDVLELDEKLAELLFPITNCEERYALLCNKPRLERARDIDCGSKVRVQLRSGDEPLPGVVRFKGSLLPDRALSGVWFGVELLEEGRGQGFTEGSYQGRQLFRCEDECGVFVALDKLELWDDEEEELGELEVDHVILVEEEMDFHPLEINSRVLVQTREGPERGTIIFCDLLPGNESLGYYVGVDMDNPIGDWDGVIDGKLLCNFASLEHTRLVPICDVMPEYSMQDQRLQKHSFTPRGSSSDKSSSGQSKPKSKVGEDPAKSLTDTPPDFNETTPPTRAPPSASLSNDNKFHSLPFSLSRKTGPNGSMSHGPLSLSVQSVMGEQMQMPEPPSPTPPSPRPPSPPSSRGGGGVPGLEVGSLVEVKENPPLCGVIRWVGLPPGLPEPLAGLELEEECVGCTDGTFQGTRYFSCAPKKALFVKLKCCRPDSRFPSLHHSSNPIERCNSIAFGGYLSEVVHENTPPRTENDGLDIMVGKKKGIQGHYNSCYLDSTLFCLFSFSSVLDTVLLRPRSKTDVEYYRETQELLRTEIVNPLRIHGYVCATKVMKLRRILEKVEAASGFTSEEKDPEEFLNILFHHILRVDPLLKLRSAGQKVQDCYFYQIFMDKKDKVGVPTSQQLIEWSFINSDLKFAEAPSCLIIQMPRFGKDFKMFNKIFPSLELDITDLLEDTPRECRICGGLALYECRECYEDGDITAGKIKQFCEKCNTQVHLHPRRKAHRHGKLSVPKELQEGVWRQGSFPRQRMELFAVLCIETSHYVAFVKYGHQDSAWLFFDSMADRDGGQNGFNIPQVSPCPEVGAYLKMTPEELHALDPKSIQGQARRLLCDAYMCMYQSPTMSLYK is encoded by the exons ATGAGCTCTGCCCTGTGGAGCCAGGAGAAGCCCAGTGGGGGCTTCAGGGAGGACTGGCGCTTCTACATGGTGGTCAAG GAGTGTATAGTGGAGAAGCCCCCCCAGAAGACCCTGAGGATCCCCCGGGGCAGCCTGGGACAGGCCTGCCAGGAGAGGAACAGCCTGGGGCGCACGCTACCCCCCAGCAAGGGCAAGAGGAGCCTACGTGTCCTGGACCAGACCAACGTGGTGCTGAGCCTGGATGAGCG GGACGTCCTGGAGCTGGATGAGAAGCTAGCTGAGCTGCTGTTCCCCATCACCAACTGTGAGGAGCGCTATGCCCTGCTGTGCAACAAGCCCCGGCTGGAGCGGGCCAGAGACATCGATTGTGGCTCCAAGGTGCGCGTGCAGCTGCGTTCGGGGGATGAACCTTTGCCCGGGGTAGTCCGATTTAAAGGATCTCTCCTCCCAGACAGGGCTCTCTCCGGGGTCTGGTTTGGAGTGGAGCTGCTG GAGGAGGGCAGAGGCCAGGGCTTCACAGAGGGCTCCTACCAGGGCCGACAGCTGTTCCGCTGTGAGGATGAGTGCGGGGTGTTCGTGGCCCTGGACAAGCTGGAGCTGTGGGATGACGAGGAAGAGGAGCTGGGAGAGCTAGAGGTGGATCACGTCATcctggtggaggaggagatggatTTCCATCCGCTGGAGATCAACTCCAGGGTCCTGGTTCAGACCAGAGAGGGGCCGGAGAGAGGAACCATCATCTTCTGTGACCTGCTGCCTGGGAACGAGAGCCTGGGGTACTATGTGGGAGTAGACATG GACAATCCTATTGGGGACTGGGATGGTGTTATCGACGGGAAGCTGCTGTGTAATTTCGCCAGTCTGGAACACACCCGTCTAGTCCCCATCTGTGACGTAATGCCAG AATACTCCATGCAGGACCAGAGGCTGCAGAAGCACAGTTTTACCCCCAGAGGCAGCAGCAGTGACAAGTCCTCCTCTGGCCAAAGCAAACCAAAGAGCAAAG TCGGGGAAGACCCTGCCAAGTCCCTCACAGACACGCCCCCTGACTTCAATGAAACCACACCTCCTACAAGGGCCCCGCCCTCTGCTTCCTTGTCCAATGACAACAAGTTCCACTCCCTGCCCTTCAGCCTGAGCCGTAAGACGGGGCCCAATGGCAGCATGAGCCAtggacccctctccctctccgtgcAGTCAGTGATGGGAGAGCAGATGCAGATGCCAGAGCCCCCGTcgcccacccctccctccccgcGGCCCCCCTCACCCCCCAGCTCTCGTGGGGGTGGGGGAGTGCCTGGTCTGGAGGTGGGGTCCCTAGTGGAGGTGAAGGAGAACCCGCCCCTGTGTGGGGTCATCCGCTGGGTGGGGCTGCCCCCGGGACTACCAGAGCCACTGGCTGGCCTGGAGCTG GAGGAGGAGTGTGTTGGCTGTACAGACGGCACCTTTCAAGGTACCCGCTACTTCAGCTGCGCGCCCAAGAAGGCCCTGTTTGTGAAGCTGAAATGCTGCCGGCCTGACTCCCGTTTCCCCTCCCTACACCACTCCTCCAACCCCATAGAGAGATGCAATTCTATCG CTTTCGGGGGTTATCTGAGTGAGGTGGTGCATGAGAACACTCCTCCACGCACTGAGAATGACGGTCTAGACATCATGGTGGGCAAGAAGAAAGGTATCCAGGGACACTACAACTCCTGCTACCTGGACTCCACACTCTTCTG CCTGTTTTCCTTCAGCTCAGTCCTGGACACGGTTCTGCTGAGGCCGAGGTCCAAGACTGACGTAGAGTATTACCGAGAGACACAGGAGCTGCTACGCACAGAGATTGTCAACCCCCTGCGCAT ACATGGCTATGTGTGTGCCACTAAAGTGATGAAGCTCAGAAGGATACTGGAGAAGGTAGAAGCTGCCTCAGGGTTCACATCTGAAGAAAAAG ATCCTGAGGAGTTCCTCAATATTCTGTTCCATCACATATTGAGGGTGGACCCCTTACTCAAGCTGAG GTCGGCAGGTCAGAAGGTTCAGGACTGCTACTTCTACCAGATCTTCATGGATAAGAAGGACAAAGTGGGTGTGCCAACCAGCCAGCAGCTCATAGAGTGGTCCTTCATCAACAGTGACCTCAAGTTTGCTGAG GCTCCTTCCTGCCTTATCATCCAGATGCCTCGCTTTGGGAAGGACTTCAAGATGTTCAACAAGATCTTCCCCTCACTAGAGTTAGACATCACAGACTTACTTGAAGACA CTCCCAGGGAGTGTCGAATCTGCGGGGGTCTGGCTCTGTATGAATGCAGGGAGTGCTACGAGGACGGTGACATCACTGCCGGGAAGATAAAACAGTTCTGTGAAAAGTGCAATacacag GTTCACCTCCACCCGAGGAGGAAGGCCCATCGCCACGGCAAGTTGTCCGTCCCCAAGGAACTGCAAGAGGGTGTGTGGCGGCAGGGTAGCTTCCCTCGCCAGCGGATGGAGCTGTTCGCCGTGCTCTGCATCGAGACCAGTCACTACGTGGCCTTCGTCAAGTACGGCCACCAAGACTCTGCATGGCTCTTCTTCGACAGTATGGCCGACCGCGACG GAGGGCAGAATGGCTTCAACATCCCCCAGGTGTCTCCATGTCCGGAGGTGGGGGCCTATCTGAAGATGACCCCTGAGGAGCTGCACGCCCTGGACCCCAAGAGCATCCAGGGCCAGGCCCGCCGTCTGCTGTGTGACGCCTACATGTGCATGTACCAGAGCCCCACCATGAGCCTGTACAAGTAG
- the LOC139575830 gene encoding ubiquitin carboxyl-terminal hydrolase CYLD-like isoform X1 — protein MSSALWSQEKPSGGFREDWRFYMVVKECIVEKPPQKTLRIPRGSLGQACQERNSLGRTLPPSKGKRSLRVLDQTNVVLSLDERDVLELDEKLAELLFPITNCEERYALLCNKPRLERARDIDCGSKVRVQLRSGDEPLPGVVRFKGSLLPDRALSGVWFGVELLEEGRGQGFTEGSYQGRQLFRCEDECGVFVALDKLELWDDEEEELGELEVDHVILVEEEMDFHPLEINSRVLVQTREGPERGTIIFCDLLPGNESLGYYVGVDMDNPIGDWDGVIDGKLLCNFASLEHTRLVPICDVMPEYSMQDQRLQKHSFTPRGSSSDKSSSGQSKPKSKGLGLQCGSRSKSELYYTLNGSSVDHPVQSKSKSTWYIDEVGEDPAKSLTDTPPDFNETTPPTRAPPSASLSNDNKFHSLPFSLSRKTGPNGSMSHGPLSLSVQSVMGEQMQMPEPPSPTPPSPRPPSPPSSRGGGGVPGLEVGSLVEVKENPPLCGVIRWVGLPPGLPEPLAGLELEEECVGCTDGTFQGTRYFSCAPKKALFVKLKCCRPDSRFPSLHHSSNPIERCNSIAFGGYLSEVVHENTPPRTENDGLDIMVGKKKGIQGHYNSCYLDSTLFCLFSFSSVLDTVLLRPRSKTDVEYYRETQELLRTEIVNPLRIHGYVCATKVMKLRRILEKVEAASGFTSEEKDPEEFLNILFHHILRVDPLLKLRSAGQKVQDCYFYQIFMDKKDKVGVPTSQQLIEWSFINSDLKFAEAPSCLIIQMPRFGKDFKMFNKIFPSLELDITDLLEDTPRECRICGGLALYECRECYEDGDITAGKIKQFCEKCNTQVHLHPRRKAHRHGKLSVPKELQEGVWRQGSFPRQRMELFAVLCIETSHYVAFVKYGHQDSAWLFFDSMADRDGGQNGFNIPQVSPCPEVGAYLKMTPEELHALDPKSIQGQARRLLCDAYMCMYQSPTMSLYK, from the exons ATGAGCTCTGCCCTGTGGAGCCAGGAGAAGCCCAGTGGGGGCTTCAGGGAGGACTGGCGCTTCTACATGGTGGTCAAG GAGTGTATAGTGGAGAAGCCCCCCCAGAAGACCCTGAGGATCCCCCGGGGCAGCCTGGGACAGGCCTGCCAGGAGAGGAACAGCCTGGGGCGCACGCTACCCCCCAGCAAGGGCAAGAGGAGCCTACGTGTCCTGGACCAGACCAACGTGGTGCTGAGCCTGGATGAGCG GGACGTCCTGGAGCTGGATGAGAAGCTAGCTGAGCTGCTGTTCCCCATCACCAACTGTGAGGAGCGCTATGCCCTGCTGTGCAACAAGCCCCGGCTGGAGCGGGCCAGAGACATCGATTGTGGCTCCAAGGTGCGCGTGCAGCTGCGTTCGGGGGATGAACCTTTGCCCGGGGTAGTCCGATTTAAAGGATCTCTCCTCCCAGACAGGGCTCTCTCCGGGGTCTGGTTTGGAGTGGAGCTGCTG GAGGAGGGCAGAGGCCAGGGCTTCACAGAGGGCTCCTACCAGGGCCGACAGCTGTTCCGCTGTGAGGATGAGTGCGGGGTGTTCGTGGCCCTGGACAAGCTGGAGCTGTGGGATGACGAGGAAGAGGAGCTGGGAGAGCTAGAGGTGGATCACGTCATcctggtggaggaggagatggatTTCCATCCGCTGGAGATCAACTCCAGGGTCCTGGTTCAGACCAGAGAGGGGCCGGAGAGAGGAACCATCATCTTCTGTGACCTGCTGCCTGGGAACGAGAGCCTGGGGTACTATGTGGGAGTAGACATG GACAATCCTATTGGGGACTGGGATGGTGTTATCGACGGGAAGCTGCTGTGTAATTTCGCCAGTCTGGAACACACCCGTCTAGTCCCCATCTGTGACGTAATGCCAG AATACTCCATGCAGGACCAGAGGCTGCAGAAGCACAGTTTTACCCCCAGAGGCAGCAGCAGTGACAAGTCCTCCTCTGGCCAAAGCAAACCAAAGAGCAAAG GCTTAGGTCTTCAGTGTGGGAGTAGAAGCAAGTCAGAGTTGTATTATACTTTAAATGGCAGCTCTGTTGACCACCCAGTCCAGTCCAAATCCAAAAGCACATGGTACATTGATGAAG TCGGGGAAGACCCTGCCAAGTCCCTCACAGACACGCCCCCTGACTTCAATGAAACCACACCTCCTACAAGGGCCCCGCCCTCTGCTTCCTTGTCCAATGACAACAAGTTCCACTCCCTGCCCTTCAGCCTGAGCCGTAAGACGGGGCCCAATGGCAGCATGAGCCAtggacccctctccctctccgtgcAGTCAGTGATGGGAGAGCAGATGCAGATGCCAGAGCCCCCGTcgcccacccctccctccccgcGGCCCCCCTCACCCCCCAGCTCTCGTGGGGGTGGGGGAGTGCCTGGTCTGGAGGTGGGGTCCCTAGTGGAGGTGAAGGAGAACCCGCCCCTGTGTGGGGTCATCCGCTGGGTGGGGCTGCCCCCGGGACTACCAGAGCCACTGGCTGGCCTGGAGCTG GAGGAGGAGTGTGTTGGCTGTACAGACGGCACCTTTCAAGGTACCCGCTACTTCAGCTGCGCGCCCAAGAAGGCCCTGTTTGTGAAGCTGAAATGCTGCCGGCCTGACTCCCGTTTCCCCTCCCTACACCACTCCTCCAACCCCATAGAGAGATGCAATTCTATCG CTTTCGGGGGTTATCTGAGTGAGGTGGTGCATGAGAACACTCCTCCACGCACTGAGAATGACGGTCTAGACATCATGGTGGGCAAGAAGAAAGGTATCCAGGGACACTACAACTCCTGCTACCTGGACTCCACACTCTTCTG CCTGTTTTCCTTCAGCTCAGTCCTGGACACGGTTCTGCTGAGGCCGAGGTCCAAGACTGACGTAGAGTATTACCGAGAGACACAGGAGCTGCTACGCACAGAGATTGTCAACCCCCTGCGCAT ACATGGCTATGTGTGTGCCACTAAAGTGATGAAGCTCAGAAGGATACTGGAGAAGGTAGAAGCTGCCTCAGGGTTCACATCTGAAGAAAAAG ATCCTGAGGAGTTCCTCAATATTCTGTTCCATCACATATTGAGGGTGGACCCCTTACTCAAGCTGAG GTCGGCAGGTCAGAAGGTTCAGGACTGCTACTTCTACCAGATCTTCATGGATAAGAAGGACAAAGTGGGTGTGCCAACCAGCCAGCAGCTCATAGAGTGGTCCTTCATCAACAGTGACCTCAAGTTTGCTGAG GCTCCTTCCTGCCTTATCATCCAGATGCCTCGCTTTGGGAAGGACTTCAAGATGTTCAACAAGATCTTCCCCTCACTAGAGTTAGACATCACAGACTTACTTGAAGACA CTCCCAGGGAGTGTCGAATCTGCGGGGGTCTGGCTCTGTATGAATGCAGGGAGTGCTACGAGGACGGTGACATCACTGCCGGGAAGATAAAACAGTTCTGTGAAAAGTGCAATacacag GTTCACCTCCACCCGAGGAGGAAGGCCCATCGCCACGGCAAGTTGTCCGTCCCCAAGGAACTGCAAGAGGGTGTGTGGCGGCAGGGTAGCTTCCCTCGCCAGCGGATGGAGCTGTTCGCCGTGCTCTGCATCGAGACCAGTCACTACGTGGCCTTCGTCAAGTACGGCCACCAAGACTCTGCATGGCTCTTCTTCGACAGTATGGCCGACCGCGACG GAGGGCAGAATGGCTTCAACATCCCCCAGGTGTCTCCATGTCCGGAGGTGGGGGCCTATCTGAAGATGACCCCTGAGGAGCTGCACGCCCTGGACCCCAAGAGCATCCAGGGCCAGGCCCGCCGTCTGCTGTGTGACGCCTACATGTGCATGTACCAGAGCCCCACCATGAGCCTGTACAAGTAG